The segment acgttcggtttttaattaacattaatcatagtattaactacaatgttgattcaagagtgatatatttttgtgtgaatggaactggaacattttaaggaatcatccaagctgttccacagttgaactcctctaacagaaacacatctactttttaagcttgttcttatttttgctctctgaaagaaagctgaacctctgaggtcatagggattctctctgggtttgaaTCTCACTTGTAGActcccaggcagcatgtggttacgAGCTTTCTAAatcacaatagtagtattgaggccaacaagatcgtgcagttttaatgtttttaatttaatgaacagagcattggtatggtcatgataactcgcataatttacaattctaattgttttcttttgaagtaataacatagagctaatgtttgatttgtaattgttaccCCAGATTTCAACGCAATAATTAACATATGGGAGCATTATACTTCTCAAAGTTTATTCAAGCTCGGATAGGATGTGGATAGACTCTCCTCCGTGTCGTAGTCGTCCTACCAAGCTACAATGAAAACACTTTTCCCACATGTCATCATTATTGTTTGCTGACATGCATTTCTTCCATTTTGTCCCTTGCTAGATGTATCAGTCCAGTCCTGGTGGTCACTCGTCATGTAGCAGTCAGCCGTCACCTCTCAGCAGCACCAACAACAACGACAGTGGGGTAGAGATGGCCATGCACAGTGGGGGCAGCTTCGGAGACCTCAGTGTGCAGGACGAGTGCCCCATGGTCGACTCCACCGTTAATGGCGGGGGCCAGCAGGCTGGGTTGGGGCTCCAGTTCAGGAAAACAGTGGGTCACAGCGGCGGAGTTAGCATCAAAATGGAGACGATTAAGAAAGAAAGGCTGAAGACAGTGAGAGACCCCTGTCCCTGGGTCAACTCAGCCCCGCAATTACCACAGGGCCACTACAACAGCACAAAGCTGCCCCCAATACCTGCAGTTGGTAAGTATGAAacgttgaaaaaaaaatcttctgttGCTGTATTTTGTGTACCAGGACAAACCAACTCAAAAGATGAAATTGAATTTGACACTGCATCTACATGCACTGAAATCGGCATATCAAGCTGCAAGTTCTTGCCACACACAAACCCCCACTCTGCCTTGTACCAAGGCTGCTGTGTGGCAGTCCTTTGGATTATGACATGTCCATCACTGGAATGCACCCAGTCTGTAATGTCAGAAATAGTAGTTGTTTGAATCCTGTAGCCTGTGGAATAGTTGGCGGTAAAGGGTATTAATCGGCAGCTGAATGAGAAAGCAAAACAAGCCCAAGTCTAATCTACTGTAGAAAGGGGATTCATATGTTCATATGGCCTCATTACCTGACACACCAATTGTGACTAATTTGGGAGTGGGTGCACTATTCACTTCCTCTGCCTGACAGCAGTAGTCTTGAGTATCCTAAAAAGTGATTTGtgacaattccaactttgaccccaGCGTTAGTTGCTATCTAACGTTATCTTTCCATCATTTTACGAAGACAGCATTGCAAAACGATTAACCCCTCACCTTTCTCTCTTGCGAAatccatatgaatcccctttccTCGCCTACTGAAAATTAATATGTTGTTATAAAGTTCTTAACTGTCCTGTGCATCTACAGGTTCTTTGAGGGAGCACTCCAACTTGAGTCATCTGAGCAAGTCGCACCCCAGCCAACGCTTGGGAGATCAGTCTTTGTGTGAAGTGACTATGCTAAATCAGCTGAATGATCGTCGTAACAGCACAACCAGCACCCTCAGCTCAGCTTACACCATGAGTCGGCGCTCCTCTGGCATCTCGCCTTGCTACTCAAGCCGGCGCTCCAGCGAGGCGTCACAGTTTGGGGCTAACCGTCATAACAATATCAGTTCAGCTGACTCCTATGACCCAATCTCAACCGATTTGTCCCGCCGCTCCAGTGAGGCTAGCCATTGTGGAGGTGGTGGTGCTGGTGGAGCCGGAGGTGGAAATCTCCCCAGCCTTCTCAGTCTGACCCCAGCTGAGCATTATCGGCTCAAGGCAAAATATGCGGCTGCCATTGGTGGAGCACCACCTACGCCTCTACCTAACATGGATGGAATGAGCCTTAGGACCCGCATGGCCCTCTATGGCGACTCTCAGGAATACCCGTTGCACCAGTACCACCAGCCTCCCTCTGGAAGTGTGCCCCGGCGATGCAGTGATATTGGATATGGCAACCACAGCATGATGCCCCATGAGGTGCCTGCAAACTTGCCACGCCGAGCCAGTGACCCAGTGAGTCGTTCCACCGTTGACCATCCGACCCTTCCGGGAGTCCAACGATATAACAGTATGAACAGTATGAACAGTCCCTCAGAACGTCACCAATCATTGGCTATGCAGGGTTACACTCGCTCTGACGGCAACCTGCAGCGCTACCCATTCATGCCCAGACCCCCAAGCATTTCAGAAAATGTAGTTATGGAAAACATAACAGTAGACGGGATGGCAACCGTAGGTGAACAGGGTGTAGAGGATGATATAGTTCTTCCAGATGACATGGTGCAATACCTGAGGTCCCAAAACCCTGCAACACAAGGTCACAACTTGGGGCAAGGAAACTACAGATTCAATAACCAGTCTCAAGGTTACCAGACAGGAATTGCACCACCAGCGTCAGCTTTTTCACAGAAAAGGGTGGCCATGACGCAGTCTGCTCAGGATATGGATCATAGTGGCTCCCAACAGCCATTCTCAGCATCATCACACGTGAATAAGAATAATATGCCAGTGCAGTGGAATGAAGTGAGTTCAGGGACTGTGGACACGGTAACCAGGCTCGCTAAACAACAGCAACATCTCAGGGGAAACCTAGCCCTTGTTCCACAGAGACACAATTTTAGTTCCTTCCAGGCACAGGGTCAGAACATCAACAGCAACCAGCAGGTTGTGCCTATGAGCCAGAATATGTATATGCAGGGCTATGCAAACCACAACAGCAAGAGGTTGAGTAATCCTCACCAGTGCAATAATTCGAGTTTAGGTGATGAAAGTTCCCTGCAAGGTTTCTGCCAAGATTCACTTTCTGTGAGCAATAATGTGAGAGCCACTCGAAATGCTGTAGTGGCTCAAGAACTGCAAAGTTACAGAGGAAGAACCCAACCTGTTGCCTATTCTAATGTGAACCATGTGGCTCAGCAGCACAGCATTGTGTCCCAACAGAACAATAGAGGAATGTTACAACCAAGACCTCCAGTGGACCCCAAACATAGTGGAAGACAGCACAGTGGGTGTGGCGTGAATCACTTGAACCGAATACCCAAGTTCTTTGATGTGAGCCCCAACCTTCATAATAACACCTCAGAGGCGAGTCCAAAGAGGTGCAGTGGCCCAGGAACCCAACAAAACTCCAACTTTGCCATGTTCCACGcaagacagattcatatgtttgaGCAACCTCCTGCCAGCTTGGACGCTACAATGTCCCCCAGTGTCAACCAGGCTCCTGCCAATAACAATACAGCAGCGAGCAACATGGCCTCGCCAGGCGTCAATCAGGTCTCCAGTAGTACAGCAGATTCTTCCACAAGTGGAGTTGCTGGCGCGGAACACACCCAAATAGATTTCGACTCCATGTTAGATGACGGAGATCACTCCAGCCTGATGTCGGGCACTTTGAGTCCCGGCCTTCTGCAGAACCTCTCCCAGAATTCCTCTCGTCTCACCACCCCACGCAACTCTGTTACCCTCGCATCGGTACCGGCAGGGATTGGCAACATGGCCATCGGTGATATGAGCTCTATGCTCACAGCGCTAGCTGAAGAGAGTAAGTTCCTCAACATGATGAGTTAGAACCATCAACAATGTATACGTCAGAAACATGTGGACAAAAAAAGCACTGATTAGACAACAACAAAGCGGCCATTTTGTTTTGTTACGTTATCATGGTCCATATCAACACAATTCTGATTTATTTTGTGATATTTGTACATCCAATCTTTGTAGAGGATACATTAACAGTAGATAGCAGTAAATACTGATGCCCTGCAGAGTTAAAGTCCACCTTCTTCCAATTACTGTAGCACCTCAAGTTTTGTTTCGAACAAAAAAAATTTTCGATTCAGAAAATTAACCTTTCCCAGACATCCAAAGAATGTAAACACATCAAAGTTTTACAAAGTTTAATTCAGCGTTTCCTCACTTGCGGTTCACTTAGTACAGTCTTTGCAGTTCATCTCTTCCTCAAGCAACAtctgtaaatgttaaatacacaAAATAATGTAGGTTTACTTCATACTTGCcacccttgagacctccgattttgggaggtggggggtggtgggCGTGGTTTGgagtggggcggaggcgtggttggggcggggggcgtggttaagaggggagtataattcaccaactcgagtatttcatacacatatatatatatatatatatatatatatatatatatatatgtatgaaatacttgactttcagtgaattctagttctatatttattttattatatatgtaaaataactagttgaatttcagacggcacctatcaaacacacagtaataaaaacacagttgttctactaactgtactgtgcttgctggttactaaaataaaaccaacaacacttacctttcactatgtgagtgacctttgttctgccatttgtgagagtcacttgccgtcaggtgcgcaacaccacataaatcgttggccaaccaaaaagcaaccccataacgctatagccaacattcaccaggagatggcgacagacaacatagaatcactctattacagacggcgtcgccatggctgtaacttcctcgttcttctgctttgtctccttgtgtgtgcagttttttattaaaatccgtagatgttgtaacatgattgggcaggtaaactgtttatatagtgggaaagcgggcgaaaacaggctgtccccactcaggtccgcttggagatcgagggggcgtggcctccagctccgctgaatttcgggagattttagagagaaaatttcttccgggaggttttcgggagaggtgctgaatttcgggagtctcccggaaaatccgggagggttggcaagcatggtTTACTTTATCTGTTGTCTCCAATAATGTTCTATGCATATTGTGTCCATGCCAATTGATACATAGCTAAGCTAACGTCGTTAGCATTATGTTATTGGCATGCAATGGCACTTGTTCTGTCTCTTTATGGTTTTACAAAATTCTCAGTAaacttttaaatatttaatatcaCATGAACATACACAGAAGTACTGAAAATTGGTGCAATTGAGAACCGGTATCCATTTCCAGGTACCGGGAAttagtaccgtatcggttcaaaggGGAAAAACAATAAACGGTATTATTGAGATCATTGTAAAAAGGTGAACTTACAAAATCAGCAGGGCATCAAATGCTTATTTTCCTCcttgtatataaagtatatatatagtgtacactGTAGATGGCGGTGCACTGAACTCATTTCCCACAGTGCCTTGCAGAGAACACGGAGGTAAAGCATCTAATCACCGCTACAGCAGCAGGAAAAATATACTGTATGGTACTTGCTTTAAGTTATGCTGCCAGCTTTTGATCTATAAACTAGGGCTGCCAAATGTGATGTGTTTTAATGACCTATGCCTACATTTTTTGTCAATGCTAACCAATTGACGTACAGGATGTGGGGTGCAGAATGTTGTACAGTATTATGTTCTACAGACTTTTTGATCATGGTCTGACCTCTTGAGGCCTCCAGATCAGAGGCATGAACTTTCCTCGGTTCAAACCTTAAGGGTGATGGATTAAAAAGGACTAGTAAACGTCTTGGTCTATCAAGGCGCATGGACCACAGTTTGGGATGGGGAACATCCTCT is part of the Nerophis ophidion isolate RoL-2023_Sa linkage group LG13, RoL_Noph_v1.0, whole genome shotgun sequence genome and harbors:
- the gli2a gene encoding zinc finger protein GLI2a encodes the protein MSSMETSTATATEKKECKGPGLDGSSFSEHPKKPSPTSRGVHHIFPTFHTPIPIDMRHHEGRYHYEPHPLHTMHGAAGLTGSPVISDISLIRLSPHATAGPGDSPFSPPHPYVSPHMEHYLRSVHSSPTLSMISAARGLSPAEVTHEHLKDRSLFSLPPLPPGANPTEYYHLMATASQRSPYGDLLMQSSAAAAAAAHLPDYISPVDVSRFSSPRLTPRLSRKRALSISPLSDASIDLQTMIRTSPNSLVAYINNSRSSSAASSSYGHLSVGGISPSFSFPHPINPMAYQQLLSQQRSLNTFGHTPPLIQPPPSSFSARQHPLATPPMTNAHNSTNTEANQNANGDPAVSSTVNQLNSKRTKVKLEVEGPLPISAASQNQSGGMLDLNEDLDKDECKQEPEAVYETNCHWEGCSKEFDTQDQLVHHINNDHIHGEKKEFVCRWDKCSREQKPFKAQYMLVVHMRRHTGEKPHKCTFEGCLKAYSRLENLKTHLRSHTGEKPYVCEHEGCNKAFSNASDRAKHQNRTHSNEKPYVCKIPGCTKRYTDPSSLRKHVKTVHGPEAHVTKKQRSDVSPRRPPPKDDAETDLHSKNGAGSVDEKTDAKGTSRGVEDCLKVKSIKTENSIMYQSSPGGHSSCSSQPSPLSSTNNNDSGVEMAMHSGGSFGDLSVQDECPMVDSTVNGGGQQAGLGLQFRKTVGHSGGVSIKMETIKKERLKTVRDPCPWVNSAPQLPQGHYNSTKLPPIPAVGSLREHSNLSHLSKSHPSQRLGDQSLCEVTMLNQLNDRRNSTTSTLSSAYTMSRRSSGISPCYSSRRSSEASQFGANRHNNISSADSYDPISTDLSRRSSEASHCGGGGAGGAGGGNLPSLLSLTPAEHYRLKAKYAAAIGGAPPTPLPNMDGMSLRTRMALYGDSQEYPLHQYHQPPSGSVPRRCSDIGYGNHSMMPHEVPANLPRRASDPVSRSTVDHPTLPGVQRYNSMNSMNSPSERHQSLAMQGYTRSDGNLQRYPFMPRPPSISENVVMENITVDGMATVGEQGVEDDIVLPDDMVQYLRSQNPATQGHNLGQGNYRFNNQSQGYQTGIAPPASAFSQKRVAMTQSAQDMDHSGSQQPFSASSHVNKNNMPVQWNEVSSGTVDTVTRLAKQQQHLRGNLALVPQRHNFSSFQAQGQNINSNQQVVPMSQNMYMQGYANHNSKRLSNPHQCNNSSLGDESSLQGFCQDSLSVSNNVRATRNAVVAQELQSYRGRTQPVAYSNVNHVAQQHSIVSQQNNRGMLQPRPPVDPKHSGRQHSGCGVNHLNRIPKFFDVSPNLHNNTSEASPKRCSGPGTQQNSNFAMFHARQIHMFEQPPASLDATMSPSVNQAPANNNTAASNMASPGVNQVSSSTADSSTSGVAGAEHTQIDFDSMLDDGDHSSLMSGTLSPGLLQNLSQNSSRLTTPRNSVTLASVPAGIGNMAIGDMSSMLTALAEESKFLNMMS